In the Haloferula helveola genome, one interval contains:
- a CDS encoding M23 family metallopeptidase → MKLFNPITLLLILIGAAMVGFVWLRGPSHELPPVESLANFQMADAPLKLPADGQPRHRLHRMSAWDLATLPRAVRFDPPMGTEQAGLTYNAQKFWEMNNGRGGHHTGDDLNGIGGMNSDLGDPVFAAADGRVLYAGEPSPGWGNTVVVAHHTADGRVLQTMYAHLQNIDVPVGAAVARGRVIGSVGTANGYYPAHLHFEMRESDGVDIGAGYSMNPMNRLDPEATIASMRGAPADRPSPAVLPVALDRGNPWNQVELSPEDAAKLGEILKREPAADGE, encoded by the coding sequence TTGAAGCTGTTCAATCCGATCACCCTGCTGCTGATCCTCATCGGTGCCGCGATGGTCGGATTCGTGTGGTTGCGGGGTCCGTCGCACGAGCTGCCGCCGGTCGAGTCGCTGGCGAATTTCCAGATGGCCGACGCCCCGCTCAAGCTGCCGGCCGACGGCCAGCCGCGTCACCGTTTGCACCGGATGAGCGCATGGGACCTTGCCACGCTGCCCCGGGCGGTCCGTTTCGATCCACCGATGGGCACCGAGCAGGCCGGCCTGACCTACAATGCCCAGAAGTTCTGGGAGATGAACAACGGCCGGGGCGGTCATCACACCGGCGACGATCTCAATGGCATCGGCGGGATGAACAGCGATCTCGGTGATCCGGTGTTCGCCGCCGCCGACGGTCGCGTGCTGTATGCCGGCGAGCCGTCTCCGGGGTGGGGAAATACCGTGGTTGTGGCCCACCACACCGCCGACGGTCGCGTGCTTCAGACGATGTATGCCCACTTGCAGAACATCGACGTCCCGGTCGGAGCCGCGGTGGCCCGGGGGCGCGTTATCGGCAGCGTCGGAACGGCGAACGGCTACTATCCCGCGCACCTTCATTTCGAGATGCGGGAGAGCGACGGCGTCGATATCGGAGCCGGCTACAGTATGAATCCGATGAACCGGCTGGATCCCGAGGCAACCATCGCCTCGATGCGCGGGGCTCCCGCCGACCGACCGTCGCCGGCCGTCCTGCCTGTCGCCCTCGACCGCGGCAACCCGTGGAACCAAGTCGAGCTCTCGCCCGAGGACGCGGCGAAGCTCGGTGAGATCCTGAAACGGGAACCGGCCGCGGATGGCGAGTGA
- a CDS encoding OmpA family protein, producing MSRSQLPLLAVALVIGALATLLILLRNHRPPAEAENPPPPPKVDRPVIEVPESDAPPMPELAEQEVDTPESPMDALQNAGVGLRSANPGELIGKIGEALEAGDFATAGRLIGKGALDAETRAKLAAMAGAGPLRFARPEPAREVGEMEINARSRWALYLDGAEPGRDRIFFDLVRDQGRWGVQSMTLPPSADQPVPKAVLVDSLGIADAFLQAVLRQEFEMAKEFVDSSKVSDAKIAGLCILFEEGGYKLRPQKPLRAMFQRENLSGYLTNVLAGDGSEIAQFSMTLQRPEGEPNWKVAEINLQQLLADYARRIGGGDVHYTPLLKNPKGGDTLVLYFDFDTATLTPRTERQLGIVADLLRTDPGKKLTISGHTDALGTEDYNQSLSGRRARSVKEYLVTSGVAEDQIETVAAGQTAPRQPNFTEDGEDNPDGRRVNRRSEIYLDF from the coding sequence ATGTCGCGCTCGCAATTGCCGCTGCTCGCCGTCGCTCTCGTCATCGGAGCGCTGGCGACCCTTCTCATTCTCCTCCGCAACCACCGCCCGCCCGCCGAGGCCGAGAATCCGCCGCCCCCGCCGAAGGTCGATCGGCCGGTGATCGAGGTGCCGGAGAGCGACGCGCCGCCCATGCCGGAACTTGCCGAGCAGGAGGTCGATACGCCGGAGTCGCCGATGGACGCGCTCCAGAATGCCGGGGTCGGTCTGCGCAGTGCGAATCCCGGCGAGCTGATCGGGAAGATTGGCGAGGCCCTTGAGGCCGGCGATTTCGCCACCGCCGGGCGACTGATCGGAAAGGGCGCGCTCGATGCGGAAACCCGGGCCAAGCTCGCCGCGATGGCGGGCGCGGGTCCGCTGCGGTTTGCCAGGCCCGAGCCGGCGCGCGAGGTCGGGGAGATGGAAATCAACGCCCGTTCCCGCTGGGCGCTCTACCTCGATGGTGCCGAACCGGGCCGCGACCGGATCTTTTTCGACCTGGTCCGGGATCAGGGCCGCTGGGGAGTGCAGTCGATGACGTTGCCTCCCTCGGCCGACCAGCCCGTGCCCAAGGCGGTGCTGGTCGACTCGCTGGGAATCGCCGACGCCTTCCTGCAGGCGGTGCTGCGGCAGGAATTCGAGATGGCGAAGGAGTTCGTCGATTCCTCGAAAGTCTCCGACGCCAAGATTGCGGGGCTGTGCATCCTGTTTGAGGAAGGTGGCTACAAGCTGCGTCCCCAGAAGCCGCTGCGGGCGATGTTCCAGCGCGAGAACCTCTCGGGCTACCTGACGAATGTCCTGGCTGGTGACGGTTCGGAAATCGCCCAGTTCTCGATGACCCTCCAACGTCCGGAAGGAGAGCCGAACTGGAAGGTCGCTGAGATCAACCTGCAGCAGCTACTCGCCGACTACGCCCGCAGAATCGGCGGTGGCGACGTGCACTACACGCCGCTGCTCAAGAACCCGAAGGGCGGCGATACGCTGGTGCTCTATTTCGATTTCGATACCGCCACGCTCACGCCGCGCACGGAACGGCAGCTGGGCATCGTCGCGGACCTGCTCCGTACGGATCCCGGCAAGAAGTTGACGATTTCGGGTCACACCGACGCCCTGGGTACCGAAGACTACAACCAGAGCCTGTCCGGCCGGCGTGCGCGCAGCGTGAAGGAGTATCTCGTGACATCCGGCGTGGCGGAGGACCAGATCGAGACCGTGGCGGCAGGGCAGACAGCGCCACGGCAGCCGAATTTCACCGAGGACGGCGAGGACAATCCCGACGGCCGGCGGGTCAACCGGCGCAGCGAGATCTACCTCGATTTCTGA
- a CDS encoding trypsin-like peptidase domain-containing protein, whose product MNEGIRRLFPLAVVFVAAFAVVYAIRNGPDGLKKLFSGGETPSHRPETFTLPEKPPLELDDVELLARLNDEYARLTDAVVPSVVSIDTSGVRAQRMLDGYGRQLIRPVPTQGQGSGVIVTHEGHVVTNYHVVKGQQQIQVTMHNGQIHPASLIGSDPLLDIAVLKVEADVEFQPLKFGDSELVKRGQIVFAIGNPFGLGETVTQGIISALERSLSDTQRDLFQTDAAINPGNSGGPLVNLQGEIIGINSAIYRPDDRVNSGFQGVGFSIRGNDVKEALHAILERGRPIRGYLGVRMLDLDPRFRQLIGYDGPGAVIVAVGEGSPAEKAGLKPRDILTRYGGETIDSMAEIFTLVQRSRVGDKIPIDVWRDGETLTLEAVIEEARMETPTARKSVKDRGVTAPPEEVLRKVGILTRDPAPGQLGVTVTEILPDSIAAGRIIVSDLITAVNQTPVRSVEEFERQVAASAAAQATSFQIVRNGRTVRVVLQPLPREESGEDTTPTQSQR is encoded by the coding sequence ATGAACGAAGGCATCCGCCGACTCTTTCCGCTGGCGGTCGTGTTCGTGGCCGCTTTCGCGGTCGTCTATGCGATCCGCAATGGCCCCGACGGCCTGAAGAAGCTGTTCTCCGGTGGCGAGACACCCTCGCATCGGCCCGAGACCTTCACACTGCCCGAGAAGCCGCCGCTCGAGCTCGACGACGTCGAGCTGTTGGCGCGGCTGAACGACGAATACGCGCGTCTGACCGATGCGGTCGTGCCGTCGGTGGTCAGCATCGATACCAGCGGTGTCCGTGCCCAGCGCATGCTCGATGGCTATGGCCGCCAGCTGATCCGTCCCGTCCCGACCCAGGGTCAGGGCTCCGGGGTGATCGTGACCCACGAGGGACACGTCGTGACCAACTACCATGTGGTGAAGGGTCAGCAGCAGATCCAGGTGACGATGCACAACGGACAGATCCATCCGGCGTCGTTGATCGGCAGCGACCCGCTGCTCGACATCGCGGTGCTCAAGGTCGAGGCCGACGTGGAATTCCAGCCGCTCAAGTTCGGCGACTCCGAATTGGTCAAGCGGGGCCAGATCGTTTTCGCAATCGGCAACCCCTTCGGTCTCGGTGAAACCGTCACGCAAGGCATCATCTCGGCCCTCGAGCGATCGCTGTCGGATACCCAGCGCGATCTGTTCCAGACCGATGCCGCGATCAATCCCGGCAACTCGGGCGGACCGCTGGTCAACCTTCAGGGCGAGATCATCGGCATCAACTCGGCGATCTACCGGCCGGATGACCGTGTGAACTCCGGCTTCCAGGGCGTCGGTTTCTCGATCCGTGGCAACGACGTGAAGGAGGCGCTCCATGCGATCCTCGAGCGTGGCCGGCCGATCCGCGGCTACCTCGGCGTCAGGATGCTCGACCTCGATCCGCGCTTCCGCCAGTTGATCGGTTACGATGGACCGGGTGCCGTGATCGTGGCGGTCGGCGAAGGGTCGCCGGCGGAAAAGGCCGGGCTCAAGCCACGCGACATCCTCACCCGCTATGGCGGTGAAACCATCGATTCGATGGCCGAGATCTTCACCTTGGTGCAGCGCTCCCGTGTCGGTGACAAGATCCCGATCGACGTCTGGCGCGACGGCGAAACGCTGACCCTTGAGGCGGTGATCGAAGAGGCCCGGATGGAGACCCCGACCGCACGGAAGAGCGTCAAGGACCGCGGCGTGACCGCACCTCCGGAGGAGGTTCTGCGAAAGGTCGGCATCCTGACCCGCGATCCGGCGCCGGGGCAGCTCGGCGTGACCGTGACCGAGATCCTTCCCGACTCCATCGCCGCCGGACGCATCATTGTCAGTGATCTGATTACCGCCGTGAACCAGACGCCGGTCCGGTCGGTCGAGGAGTTCGAACGGCAGGTCGCGGCATCCGCGGCGGCCCAGGCGACGTCATTCCAGATCGTGCGGAACGGGCGCACGGTCCGGGTTGTGCTTCAACCGTTGCCGCGGGAGGAATCCGGCGAAGACACGACGCCGACCCAGAGCCAACGATAA